From one Rattus norvegicus strain BN/NHsdMcwi chromosome 7, GRCr8, whole genome shotgun sequence genomic stretch:
- the Trib1 gene encoding tribbles homolog 1, whose translation MRVGPVRFALSGASQPRGPALLFPAARGTPAKRLLDTDDAAAVAAKCPRLSECSNPPDYLSPPGSPCSPQPPPSAQGTGGSCVSAPGPSRIADYLLLPLAEREHVSRALCIHTGRELRCKVFPIKHYQDKIRPYTQLPSHRNITGIVEVILGESKAYVFFEKDFGDMHSYVRSRKRLREEEAARLFKQIVSAVAHCHQSAIVLGDLKLRKFVFSTEERTQLRLESLEDTHMIKGEDDALSDKHGCPAYVSPEILNTTGTYSGKAADVWSLGVMLYTLLVGRYPFHDSDPSALFSKIRRGQFCIPEHVSPKARCLIRSLLRREPSERLTAPEILLHPWFEYVLEPGYVDSEVGTSDQIVPEYQDDNDVSSFFC comes from the exons ATGCGGGTCGGTCCCGTGCGTTTTGCCCTGAGCGGCGCCTCGCAGCCCCGCGGACCGGCTCTACTGTTCCCGGCTGCCCGGGGCACCCCGGCCAAACGCCTGCTGGACACGGACGACGCGGCGGCCGTGGCGGCCAAGTGTCCGCGCCTCTCTGAGTGCTCGAATCCCCCTGACTACCTCAGTCCCCCCGGCTCGCCCTGCAGTCCTCAGCCTCCACCCTCGGCGCAGGGGACCGGCGGCAGCTGTGTGAGCGCACCCGGGCCCAGCCGAATCGCCGACTACCTGCTGCTACCCCTAGCTGAGCGCGAGCATGTGTCCCGGGCACTGTGCATCCACACCGGCCGCGAGCTGCGCTGCAAG GTGTTTCCCATTAAACACTACCAAGACAAAATCAGGCCTTACACCCAGCTGCCGTCCCATAGAAACATTACTGGCATCGTGGAAGTGATCCTCGGGGAGAGCAAGGCCTACGTTTTCTTTGAGAAGGACTTTGGAGACATGCACTCCTATGTACGAAGCCGGAAAAGGCTTCGGGAAGAGGAGGCCGCTCGGCTCTTCAAGCAAATTGTTTCCGCCGTTGCCCACTGCCACCAGTCAGCCATTGTGCTGGGGGACCTGAAGCTTAGGAAATTCGTCTTCTCCACAGAGGAGAG gaccCAGCTTAGACTGGAAAGCCTAGAAGATACGCACATGATAAAGGGTGAAGATGACGCATTGTCAGATAAACATGGCTGCCCGGCCTATGTGAGCCCTGAGATCCTCAACACTACTGGGACCTACTCCGGAAAGGCAGCGGATGTTTGGAGCCTTGGGGTGATGCTCTACACCCTTTTGGTCGGACGATACCCCTTTCATGACTCAGACCCGAGCGCCCTTTTCTCCAAAATCCGTCGGGGACAGTTTTGCATTCCCGAGCATGTTTCCCCCAAAGCCAGGTGCCTCATCCGCAGCCTCCTGAGACGAGAACCTTCTGAGAGACTCACAGCTCCTGAGATCTTACTCCATCCCTGGTTTGAATACGTCTTGGAACCGGGGTATGTTGACTCAGAAGTAGGAACTTCTGACCAGATTGTTCCCGAGTACCAGGACGACAATGACGTTAGTTCCTTTTTCTgctaa